Proteins from a single region of Takifugu rubripes chromosome 4, fTakRub1.2, whole genome shotgun sequence:
- the LOC101063416 gene encoding mitogen-activated protein kinase kinase kinase kinase 3 isoform X3, whose protein sequence is MMNSSVDLSRRNPQEDFELIQRIGSGTYGDVYKARNVNTGELAAIKVIKLEPGEDFAVVQQEIIMMKDCKHSNIVAYFGSYLRRDKLWISMEYCGGGSLQDIYHVTGPLSESQIAYMSRETLQGLYYLHNKGKMHRDIKGANILLTDSGYVKLADFGVSAQITATLAKRKSFIGTPYWMAPEVAAVERKGGYNQLCDIWAVGITAIELAELQPPMFDLHPMRALFLMTKSNFQPPKLKDKLKWTNNFHHFVKLALTKNPKKRPTAEKLLQHPFVSQPLSRTLAIELLDKANNPDHSTYNDFDDDDPEPESPVSVPHRIRSTSRSTREGKTLSEINFGQVKFDPPLRKETEPHHEPCDSEPYLDCVEELYYTARSNLELQLDYGHDSPSLLGGNKSLLKSVEEELQQRGHVAHLGEDEDDDGADDDETHTHKSSTIMRPKVPPPLPPKPKSISSSQQKHEDSQSHSEDDGGGTIKRCPGPEMPSPAKTASNVPPRPPPPKLPPHRRSSLGNGLSSPHSADKNGPGDRQSTMPPSVPIRKEKKDVPKPISNGLPPTPKVHMGACFTKVFNGCPLKIHCATSWINPDTRDQYLIFGAEEGIYTLNLNELHETSMEQLFPRRCTWLYVMNNCLLSISGKASQLYSHNLSGLFEQARQLQKLPVAIPTHKLPDKMIPRKFAVSNKIPDTKGCQKCCVVRNPYTGHKYLCGAFQSSVMLLEWVESMQRFMLIKNIDFPLPCPLEVFEMLVVPEHTYPLICVAVSKGTELNQVVRFGTINPNCTSSWFTEADTPQTCVIHITQLERDTILVCLDRCIKIVNLQGRLKSSRKLSAELTFNFQIEATVCLQDSVLAFWRHGMQGRSFKTNEITQEISDSTRIFRLLGSDRVVVLESRPTDNPTADSNLYILAGHENSY, encoded by the exons ATGATGAACTCCAGTGTCGACCTATCTCGGCGGAATCCGCAGGAGGATTTCGAACTGATCCAGAGGATAGGAAGCGGCACTTACGGAGATGTGTACAAG GCTCGCAATGTAAACACGGGAGAACTGGCTGCTATCAAAGTCATCAAACTGGAACCGG GTGAAGATTTTGCTGTCGTCCAGCAGGAGATTATAATGATGAAGGACTGTAAACACTCAAACATCGTAGCCTATTTTGGCAGCTATCTCCG GAGAGATAAGCTGTGGATCAGTATGGAGTACTGTGGAGGAGGTTCTCTGCAGGATATCTATCATG TGACCGGGCCTTTGTCAGAGTCCCAGATAGCATATATGTCAAGAGAGACCCTGCAG GGGTTATACTACCTGCACAATAAAGGCAAAATGCACAGAGACATTAAG GGCGCCAACATCCTCCTGACAGACAGTGGATACGTTAAACTGG CTGACTTTGGTGTTTCAGCGCAAATTACAGCAACTCTTGCAAAGAGGAAGTCATTTATTGGAACTCCATACTG GATGGCTCCAGAGGTCGCAGCGgttgaaagaaaaggaggttaCAACCAGCTCTGTGACATTTGGGCTGTGGGCATTACTGCAATAGAACTGGCTGAACTACAGCCCCCTATGTTTGACCTGCACCCCATGAG GGCTCTCTTCTTAATGACAAAGAGTAATTTTCAGCCACCTAAGTTGAAAGATAAACTCAAGTG GACAAATAACTTCCACCATTTTGTCAAGCTGGCCCTGACCAAGAATCCAAAAAAGAGACCCACAGCTGAGaaactgctgcag CACCCTTTTGTGTCTCAGCCCCTCAGCAGAACTTTGGCCATAGAGCTGCTGGACAAAGCCAACAACCCCGACCACAGCACCTACAACGACTTTGATGATGACGATCCTGAACCGGag tctccAGTCTCTGTTCCTCATCGAATTCGCTCTACCAGCAGGAGCACCAGGGAAGGAAAGACACTGTCAGAGATCAACT TTGGTCAGGTGAAGTTTGATCCTCCACTCAGAAAGGAGACTGAACCCCATCATGAACCG TGTGATTCTGAGCCCTATCTGGACTGTGTTGAGGAGCTCTACTATACCGCAAGATCTAATCTG GAGCTGCAGTTGGACTACGGCCATGATTCCCCAAGTTTACTGGGTGGAAATAA GAGTCTTCTCAAatctgtggaggaagagctgcagcagag GGGCCATGTGGCACACTTaggggaggatgaggatgatgatggtgcagatgatgatgaaacTCACACTCA TAAATCGAGCACCATTATGAGGCCAAAGGTtccacctccacttcctccgAAG CCCAAATCCATCAGCTCATCCCAACAGAAGCATGAGGACAGCCAGTCGCACAGTGAGGACGACGGCGGGGGGACCATCAAGCGTTGTCCAGGTCCAGAGATGCCAAGCCCTGCAAAGACCGCCTCTAACGTCCCCCCGCGGCCTCCTCCCCCGAAGCTGCCACCCCACCGTCGCAGTAGCCTAG GGAACGGACTCAGCTCTCCCCACAGTGCAGACAAGAACGGCCCTGGAGACAGGCAGTCCACTATGCCCCCTAGTGTCCCCATACGGAAAGAAAAGAAGGATGTACCA AAGCCAATCAGTAATGGTCTCCCCCCAACGCCCAAAGTCCAT ATGGGGGCGTGTTTCACCAAGGTGTTCAATGGCTGTCCATTAAAAATCCACTGTGCCACCTCTTGGATCAATCCTGACACCAGAG ACCAATATTTGATATTCGGAGCCGAGGAGGGAATCTACACTCTAAACCTTAATGAACTCCATGAGACGTCAATGGAGCAG CTCTTTCCTCGGCGGTGTACATGGCTATATGTCATGAACAACTGTCTTCTTTCCATATCTG GGAAAGCCTCACAGTTGTACTCCCATAATCTGAGCGGCCTGTTTGAACAAGCCAGACAGCTGCAAAAGCTACCAGTAGCCATTCCAACACACAAGCTGCCTGACAAGATGATTCCCAG GAAGTTTGCTGTGTCCAATAAAATTCCAGACACTAAGGGGTGCCAAAAGTGCTGCGTAG TGCGTAACCCATACACAGGGCATAAATACCTGTGTGGAGCTTTTCAATCCAGTGTCATGTTGTTGGAGTGGGTGGAGTCCATGCAGAGGTTTATGCTCATTAAG AACATTGATTTCCCGCTGCCATGTCCATTGGAGGTCTTTGAAATGTTGGTGGTCCCTGAACACACCTACCCTCTAATCTGTGTGGCAGTCAGTAAAGGCACTGAACTCAATCAGGTGGTCCGATTCGGTACCATCAACCCCAACTGTACCTCCTCCTGGTTCACAGAAGCAG ACACACCACAGACATGTGTGATTCACATCACTCAGTTAGAGAGAGACACTATCCTGGTCTGCCTGGACA GATGTATAAAGATTGTAAATCTCCAGGGGAGGTTGAAATCCAGCAGGAAGTTATCAGCAGAACTCACCTTCAATTTTCAGATAGAAGCCACAG TCTGCCTTCAGGACAGTGTCCTGGCCTTCTGGAGGCACGGAATGCAGGGACGGAGCTTTAAGACGAATGAG ATCACGCAGGAGATCTCTGACAGCACACGGATATTCAGACTACTAggatcagacag ggtggtggtgctggagagTAGGCCTACAGACAACCCTACAGCTGACAGTAACCTCTACATCCTGGCAGGCCATGAAAACAGCTACTGA
- the LOC101063416 gene encoding mitogen-activated protein kinase kinase kinase kinase 3 isoform X5, producing the protein MMNSSVDLSRRNPQEDFELIQRIGSGTYGDVYKARNVNTGELAAIKVIKLEPGEDFAVVQQEIIMMKDCKHSNIVAYFGSYLRRDKLWISMEYCGGGSLQDIYHVTGPLSESQIAYMSRETLQGLYYLHNKGKMHRDIKGANILLTDSGYVKLADFGVSAQITATLAKRKSFIGTPYWMAPEVAAVERKGGYNQLCDIWAVGITAIELAELQPPMFDLHPMRALFLMTKSNFQPPKLKDKLKWTNNFHHFVKLALTKNPKKRPTAEKLLQHPFVSQPLSRTLAIELLDKANNPDHSTYNDFDDDDPEPESPVSVPHRIRSTSRSTREGKTLSEINFGQVKFDPPLRKETEPHHEPCDSEPYLDCVEELYYTARSNLELQLDYGHDSPSLLGGNKSLLKSVEEELQQSKSSTIMRPKVPPPLPPKPKSISSSQQKHEDSQSHSEDDGGGTIKRCPGPEMPSPAKTASNVPPRPPPPKLPPHRRSSLGNGLSSPHSADKNGPGDRQSTMPPSVPIRKEKKDVPKPISNGLPPTPKVHMGACFTKVFNGCPLKIHCATSWINPDTRDQYLIFGAEEGIYTLNLNELHETSMEQLFPRRCTWLYVMNNCLLSISGKASQLYSHNLSGLFEQARQLQKLPVAIPTHKLPDKMIPRKFAVSNKIPDTKGCQKCCVVRNPYTGHKYLCGAFQSSVMLLEWVESMQRFMLIKNIDFPLPCPLEVFEMLVVPEHTYPLICVAVSKGTELNQVVRFGTINPNCTSSWFTEADTPQTCVIHITQLERDTILVCLDRCIKIVNLQGRLKSSRKLSAELTFNFQIEATVCLQDSVLAFWRHGMQGRSFKTNEITQEISDSTRIFRLLGSDRCVAHRSVEVGDQGLSRNRVVVLESRPTDNPTADSNLYILAGHENSY; encoded by the exons ATGATGAACTCCAGTGTCGACCTATCTCGGCGGAATCCGCAGGAGGATTTCGAACTGATCCAGAGGATAGGAAGCGGCACTTACGGAGATGTGTACAAG GCTCGCAATGTAAACACGGGAGAACTGGCTGCTATCAAAGTCATCAAACTGGAACCGG GTGAAGATTTTGCTGTCGTCCAGCAGGAGATTATAATGATGAAGGACTGTAAACACTCAAACATCGTAGCCTATTTTGGCAGCTATCTCCG GAGAGATAAGCTGTGGATCAGTATGGAGTACTGTGGAGGAGGTTCTCTGCAGGATATCTATCATG TGACCGGGCCTTTGTCAGAGTCCCAGATAGCATATATGTCAAGAGAGACCCTGCAG GGGTTATACTACCTGCACAATAAAGGCAAAATGCACAGAGACATTAAG GGCGCCAACATCCTCCTGACAGACAGTGGATACGTTAAACTGG CTGACTTTGGTGTTTCAGCGCAAATTACAGCAACTCTTGCAAAGAGGAAGTCATTTATTGGAACTCCATACTG GATGGCTCCAGAGGTCGCAGCGgttgaaagaaaaggaggttaCAACCAGCTCTGTGACATTTGGGCTGTGGGCATTACTGCAATAGAACTGGCTGAACTACAGCCCCCTATGTTTGACCTGCACCCCATGAG GGCTCTCTTCTTAATGACAAAGAGTAATTTTCAGCCACCTAAGTTGAAAGATAAACTCAAGTG GACAAATAACTTCCACCATTTTGTCAAGCTGGCCCTGACCAAGAATCCAAAAAAGAGACCCACAGCTGAGaaactgctgcag CACCCTTTTGTGTCTCAGCCCCTCAGCAGAACTTTGGCCATAGAGCTGCTGGACAAAGCCAACAACCCCGACCACAGCACCTACAACGACTTTGATGATGACGATCCTGAACCGGag tctccAGTCTCTGTTCCTCATCGAATTCGCTCTACCAGCAGGAGCACCAGGGAAGGAAAGACACTGTCAGAGATCAACT TTGGTCAGGTGAAGTTTGATCCTCCACTCAGAAAGGAGACTGAACCCCATCATGAACCG TGTGATTCTGAGCCCTATCTGGACTGTGTTGAGGAGCTCTACTATACCGCAAGATCTAATCTG GAGCTGCAGTTGGACTACGGCCATGATTCCCCAAGTTTACTGGGTGGAAATAA GAGTCTTCTCAAatctgtggaggaagagctgcagcagag TAAATCGAGCACCATTATGAGGCCAAAGGTtccacctccacttcctccgAAG CCCAAATCCATCAGCTCATCCCAACAGAAGCATGAGGACAGCCAGTCGCACAGTGAGGACGACGGCGGGGGGACCATCAAGCGTTGTCCAGGTCCAGAGATGCCAAGCCCTGCAAAGACCGCCTCTAACGTCCCCCCGCGGCCTCCTCCCCCGAAGCTGCCACCCCACCGTCGCAGTAGCCTAG GGAACGGACTCAGCTCTCCCCACAGTGCAGACAAGAACGGCCCTGGAGACAGGCAGTCCACTATGCCCCCTAGTGTCCCCATACGGAAAGAAAAGAAGGATGTACCA AAGCCAATCAGTAATGGTCTCCCCCCAACGCCCAAAGTCCAT ATGGGGGCGTGTTTCACCAAGGTGTTCAATGGCTGTCCATTAAAAATCCACTGTGCCACCTCTTGGATCAATCCTGACACCAGAG ACCAATATTTGATATTCGGAGCCGAGGAGGGAATCTACACTCTAAACCTTAATGAACTCCATGAGACGTCAATGGAGCAG CTCTTTCCTCGGCGGTGTACATGGCTATATGTCATGAACAACTGTCTTCTTTCCATATCTG GGAAAGCCTCACAGTTGTACTCCCATAATCTGAGCGGCCTGTTTGAACAAGCCAGACAGCTGCAAAAGCTACCAGTAGCCATTCCAACACACAAGCTGCCTGACAAGATGATTCCCAG GAAGTTTGCTGTGTCCAATAAAATTCCAGACACTAAGGGGTGCCAAAAGTGCTGCGTAG TGCGTAACCCATACACAGGGCATAAATACCTGTGTGGAGCTTTTCAATCCAGTGTCATGTTGTTGGAGTGGGTGGAGTCCATGCAGAGGTTTATGCTCATTAAG AACATTGATTTCCCGCTGCCATGTCCATTGGAGGTCTTTGAAATGTTGGTGGTCCCTGAACACACCTACCCTCTAATCTGTGTGGCAGTCAGTAAAGGCACTGAACTCAATCAGGTGGTCCGATTCGGTACCATCAACCCCAACTGTACCTCCTCCTGGTTCACAGAAGCAG ACACACCACAGACATGTGTGATTCACATCACTCAGTTAGAGAGAGACACTATCCTGGTCTGCCTGGACA GATGTATAAAGATTGTAAATCTCCAGGGGAGGTTGAAATCCAGCAGGAAGTTATCAGCAGAACTCACCTTCAATTTTCAGATAGAAGCCACAG TCTGCCTTCAGGACAGTGTCCTGGCCTTCTGGAGGCACGGAATGCAGGGACGGAGCTTTAAGACGAATGAG ATCACGCAGGAGATCTCTGACAGCACACGGATATTCAGACTACTAggatcagacag ATGTGTGGCCCATAGATCTGTAGAGGTCGGGGACCAAGGCCTCTCTCGGAACAG ggtggtggtgctggagagTAGGCCTACAGACAACCCTACAGCTGACAGTAACCTCTACATCCTGGCAGGCCATGAAAACAGCTACTGA
- the LOC101063416 gene encoding mitogen-activated protein kinase kinase kinase kinase 3 isoform X4: MMNSSVDLSRRNPQEDFELIQRIGSGTYGDVYKARNVNTGELAAIKVIKLEPGEDFAVVQQEIIMMKDCKHSNIVAYFGSYLRRDKLWISMEYCGGGSLQDIYHVTGPLSESQIAYMSRETLQGLYYLHNKGKMHRDIKGANILLTDSGYVKLADFGVSAQITATLAKRKSFIGTPYWMAPEVAAVERKGGYNQLCDIWAVGITAIELAELQPPMFDLHPMRALFLMTKSNFQPPKLKDKLKWTNNFHHFVKLALTKNPKKRPTAEKLLQHPFVSQPLSRTLAIELLDKANNPDHSTYNDFDDDDPEPESPVSVPHRIRSTSRSTREGKTLSEINFGQVKFDPPLRKETEPHHEPELQLDYGHDSPSLLGGNKSLLKSVEEELQQRGHVAHLGEDEDDDGADDDETHTHKSSTIMRPKVPPPLPPKPKSISSSQQKHEDSQSHSEDDGGGTIKRCPGPEMPSPAKTASNVPPRPPPPKLPPHRRSSLGNGLSSPHSADKNGPGDRQSTMPPSVPIRKEKKDVPKPISNGLPPTPKVHMGACFTKVFNGCPLKIHCATSWINPDTRDQYLIFGAEEGIYTLNLNELHETSMEQLFPRRCTWLYVMNNCLLSISGKASQLYSHNLSGLFEQARQLQKLPVAIPTHKLPDKMIPRKFAVSNKIPDTKGCQKCCVVRNPYTGHKYLCGAFQSSVMLLEWVESMQRFMLIKNIDFPLPCPLEVFEMLVVPEHTYPLICVAVSKGTELNQVVRFGTINPNCTSSWFTEADTPQTCVIHITQLERDTILVCLDRCIKIVNLQGRLKSSRKLSAELTFNFQIEATVCLQDSVLAFWRHGMQGRSFKTNEITQEISDSTRIFRLLGSDRCVAHRSVEVGDQGLSRNRVVVLESRPTDNPTADSNLYILAGHENSY, encoded by the exons ATGATGAACTCCAGTGTCGACCTATCTCGGCGGAATCCGCAGGAGGATTTCGAACTGATCCAGAGGATAGGAAGCGGCACTTACGGAGATGTGTACAAG GCTCGCAATGTAAACACGGGAGAACTGGCTGCTATCAAAGTCATCAAACTGGAACCGG GTGAAGATTTTGCTGTCGTCCAGCAGGAGATTATAATGATGAAGGACTGTAAACACTCAAACATCGTAGCCTATTTTGGCAGCTATCTCCG GAGAGATAAGCTGTGGATCAGTATGGAGTACTGTGGAGGAGGTTCTCTGCAGGATATCTATCATG TGACCGGGCCTTTGTCAGAGTCCCAGATAGCATATATGTCAAGAGAGACCCTGCAG GGGTTATACTACCTGCACAATAAAGGCAAAATGCACAGAGACATTAAG GGCGCCAACATCCTCCTGACAGACAGTGGATACGTTAAACTGG CTGACTTTGGTGTTTCAGCGCAAATTACAGCAACTCTTGCAAAGAGGAAGTCATTTATTGGAACTCCATACTG GATGGCTCCAGAGGTCGCAGCGgttgaaagaaaaggaggttaCAACCAGCTCTGTGACATTTGGGCTGTGGGCATTACTGCAATAGAACTGGCTGAACTACAGCCCCCTATGTTTGACCTGCACCCCATGAG GGCTCTCTTCTTAATGACAAAGAGTAATTTTCAGCCACCTAAGTTGAAAGATAAACTCAAGTG GACAAATAACTTCCACCATTTTGTCAAGCTGGCCCTGACCAAGAATCCAAAAAAGAGACCCACAGCTGAGaaactgctgcag CACCCTTTTGTGTCTCAGCCCCTCAGCAGAACTTTGGCCATAGAGCTGCTGGACAAAGCCAACAACCCCGACCACAGCACCTACAACGACTTTGATGATGACGATCCTGAACCGGag tctccAGTCTCTGTTCCTCATCGAATTCGCTCTACCAGCAGGAGCACCAGGGAAGGAAAGACACTGTCAGAGATCAACT TTGGTCAGGTGAAGTTTGATCCTCCACTCAGAAAGGAGACTGAACCCCATCATGAACCG GAGCTGCAGTTGGACTACGGCCATGATTCCCCAAGTTTACTGGGTGGAAATAA GAGTCTTCTCAAatctgtggaggaagagctgcagcagag GGGCCATGTGGCACACTTaggggaggatgaggatgatgatggtgcagatgatgatgaaacTCACACTCA TAAATCGAGCACCATTATGAGGCCAAAGGTtccacctccacttcctccgAAG CCCAAATCCATCAGCTCATCCCAACAGAAGCATGAGGACAGCCAGTCGCACAGTGAGGACGACGGCGGGGGGACCATCAAGCGTTGTCCAGGTCCAGAGATGCCAAGCCCTGCAAAGACCGCCTCTAACGTCCCCCCGCGGCCTCCTCCCCCGAAGCTGCCACCCCACCGTCGCAGTAGCCTAG GGAACGGACTCAGCTCTCCCCACAGTGCAGACAAGAACGGCCCTGGAGACAGGCAGTCCACTATGCCCCCTAGTGTCCCCATACGGAAAGAAAAGAAGGATGTACCA AAGCCAATCAGTAATGGTCTCCCCCCAACGCCCAAAGTCCAT ATGGGGGCGTGTTTCACCAAGGTGTTCAATGGCTGTCCATTAAAAATCCACTGTGCCACCTCTTGGATCAATCCTGACACCAGAG ACCAATATTTGATATTCGGAGCCGAGGAGGGAATCTACACTCTAAACCTTAATGAACTCCATGAGACGTCAATGGAGCAG CTCTTTCCTCGGCGGTGTACATGGCTATATGTCATGAACAACTGTCTTCTTTCCATATCTG GGAAAGCCTCACAGTTGTACTCCCATAATCTGAGCGGCCTGTTTGAACAAGCCAGACAGCTGCAAAAGCTACCAGTAGCCATTCCAACACACAAGCTGCCTGACAAGATGATTCCCAG GAAGTTTGCTGTGTCCAATAAAATTCCAGACACTAAGGGGTGCCAAAAGTGCTGCGTAG TGCGTAACCCATACACAGGGCATAAATACCTGTGTGGAGCTTTTCAATCCAGTGTCATGTTGTTGGAGTGGGTGGAGTCCATGCAGAGGTTTATGCTCATTAAG AACATTGATTTCCCGCTGCCATGTCCATTGGAGGTCTTTGAAATGTTGGTGGTCCCTGAACACACCTACCCTCTAATCTGTGTGGCAGTCAGTAAAGGCACTGAACTCAATCAGGTGGTCCGATTCGGTACCATCAACCCCAACTGTACCTCCTCCTGGTTCACAGAAGCAG ACACACCACAGACATGTGTGATTCACATCACTCAGTTAGAGAGAGACACTATCCTGGTCTGCCTGGACA GATGTATAAAGATTGTAAATCTCCAGGGGAGGTTGAAATCCAGCAGGAAGTTATCAGCAGAACTCACCTTCAATTTTCAGATAGAAGCCACAG TCTGCCTTCAGGACAGTGTCCTGGCCTTCTGGAGGCACGGAATGCAGGGACGGAGCTTTAAGACGAATGAG ATCACGCAGGAGATCTCTGACAGCACACGGATATTCAGACTACTAggatcagacag ATGTGTGGCCCATAGATCTGTAGAGGTCGGGGACCAAGGCCTCTCTCGGAACAG ggtggtggtgctggagagTAGGCCTACAGACAACCCTACAGCTGACAGTAACCTCTACATCCTGGCAGGCCATGAAAACAGCTACTGA